One window from the genome of Bacillus thermozeamaize encodes:
- a CDS encoding methylene-tetrahydromethanopterin reductase produces MKFVLFYLPTVGTRKQIESGMLPGQNTQAYQTMLYQIGQQVQAADDLGFYAFAFTEHHFHIEGFEVSNNPILLGLYFGMMTKRIKIAQLGIVLPMQNPIRVAEDLAMLDQMTRGRVIAGFARGYQKRWAEVMGQVYKVGATFSDQSENDRKNRELFLEHYQIIKKAWTEETFSYKGKYWQIPPENLDFNHDPVRLWGRGLGEDGMIKEIGIAPRPYQKPHPPIWQPFSFSEETFRFCAREGIVPFALTTDDTTIQTLFRAYQEEAEKHGRRYELGQNIGLFRDVFVAKTDEEAKRLARDGNGFVWPDWFGHLGFNHALKRHGEEKPGPGDFDDLYERGFELVGSPDTVNFMIEKIVKKHNPEYLLMWQYPGLIPHDDMMRHLEMFATEVMPNWAD; encoded by the coding sequence TCAAATCGGACAGCAGGTTCAAGCGGCAGACGACCTGGGTTTTTACGCGTTTGCTTTTACCGAGCATCACTTCCACATTGAAGGTTTTGAAGTCTCCAACAACCCCATTTTGCTTGGGCTGTATTTCGGCATGATGACAAAACGGATCAAGATCGCGCAATTGGGAATCGTCTTGCCCATGCAAAATCCGATCCGGGTCGCCGAAGATTTGGCGATGTTGGATCAGATGACGCGCGGCCGTGTGATCGCAGGCTTCGCCCGTGGCTATCAGAAGCGTTGGGCGGAAGTGATGGGGCAAGTATATAAAGTTGGAGCGACATTCTCGGATCAGTCGGAAAACGATCGCAAGAACCGCGAACTTTTCCTGGAACATTATCAGATCATCAAAAAGGCATGGACGGAAGAAACGTTTTCTTACAAAGGAAAATACTGGCAAATTCCGCCTGAAAACCTCGATTTCAATCATGATCCGGTACGCCTGTGGGGCCGCGGTTTAGGAGAGGACGGCATGATCAAGGAAATCGGGATTGCGCCCAGGCCGTATCAGAAGCCCCACCCGCCCATTTGGCAACCGTTTTCGTTCAGTGAAGAGACTTTCCGTTTCTGCGCGCGCGAGGGCATCGTGCCGTTTGCGCTGACAACCGATGATACGACGATTCAAACGTTGTTCCGTGCCTACCAGGAAGAGGCGGAAAAGCACGGCCGCCGCTATGAACTGGGGCAGAACATCGGCCTGTTCCGGGACGTGTTTGTGGCGAAGACGGACGAAGAGGCGAAGCGTCTGGCGAGGGATGGAAACGGTTTCGTATGGCCGGATTGGTTCGGACATTTGGGATTCAACCACGCCCTCAAACGGCATGGCGAAGAAAAACCGGGACCCGGCGATTTCGACGATCTGTATGAGCGCGGTTTTGAACTGGTGGGCAGCCCCGACACGGTCAACTTTATGATCGAAAAGATCGTCAAAAAGCACAATCCCGAGTACCTGCTGATGTGGCAGTATCCCGGATTGATTCCCCACGATGACATGATGCGCCATCTGGAAATGTTTGCGACGGAAGTCATGCCAAATTGGGCCGACTGA